A genomic segment from Alteribacillus bidgolensis encodes:
- the htpX gene encoding protease HtpX produces MGRRILLFILTNILVITTITIVFTLLRMAGVDISTYTADGGINYLALFIISAVIGFSGSFISLALSRFMAKKMMGVRVIDPGNSTGAERQLVEKVHRLSRNAGLMYMPEVGIYNSREVNAFATGPSKKRSLVAVSTGLLNSMDEDAVEGVLAHEVAHVSNGDMVTMTLLQGVVNTFVVFFARIAAAIVSRFVQNDAMRVFVHFGAIIVFQILFSILGSIAVMGFSRYREYHADRGGADLAGKDKMTHALQSLKAHVNKVDNSQTSMQTLKINNKSSMAMLFSSHPPLEERIRRLQER; encoded by the coding sequence GTGGGCAGAAGAATTTTACTATTTATCTTAACCAACATTCTCGTTATTACTACAATTACGATTGTGTTTACGCTCTTACGTATGGCTGGTGTAGATATTTCTACGTACACAGCTGACGGCGGCATAAATTATCTGGCTCTTTTTATCATTAGTGCAGTGATTGGTTTCTCGGGTTCCTTTATATCACTGGCTTTGTCAAGATTCATGGCTAAAAAAATGATGGGTGTCCGCGTCATTGATCCGGGCAATAGTACAGGAGCAGAACGCCAGCTTGTCGAAAAAGTTCACCGTCTCTCTAGAAATGCTGGTCTGATGTACATGCCGGAAGTAGGTATTTATAACTCAAGAGAAGTAAATGCTTTTGCAACCGGTCCGTCTAAAAAGCGTTCCTTAGTAGCTGTGTCCACCGGCTTACTAAATTCAATGGACGAAGATGCGGTTGAAGGTGTACTAGCTCATGAAGTTGCTCACGTTTCTAATGGTGATATGGTTACCATGACGCTTCTGCAAGGTGTAGTAAATACTTTTGTCGTTTTCTTTGCACGTATTGCTGCAGCGATCGTTTCCCGCTTTGTGCAAAATGATGCAATGCGAGTATTTGTACACTTTGGCGCTATTATTGTGTTCCAAATTTTGTTTTCTATTCTTGGAAGCATAGCAGTTATGGGATTCTCCAGATATAGAGAATACCACGCTGACCGCGGCGGGGCAGATCTTGCTGGTAAAGATAAAATGACACATGCCTTACAGTCTCTTAAAGCACATGTAAATAAGGTTGATAATAGCCAGACTTCCATGCAGACATTAAAAATAAACAATAAATCTTCTATGGCTATGTTATTTTCATCTCATCCGCCGTTAGAAGAACGTATTCGACGTTTGCAGGAAAGATAA